atgtCAGTGTTCATaagtttttaaatgcatttttccaTTTCACCTAGTTTTCATATTTGTGATATAGTTATTTCTAGTCTTTTCTTATCCTTTTGAATCTGTGGAGGCTCTTTAAATATGTCCCTTGTTTTATTCCTagtattatttatttgtgttatattttcttttattggtcCTGAGAGAGTTATATTACTATTCGTGCATTCAAAGAATAAACGTTGGCTTTGATAATCTTTTCTCATAtagcttttctttatattttattaattctgcttctttcatctttttttgtgttttctcttcttcGTAACATCCTCAGCTGAGCCCTTAACTTTaggctttttccttttctattataAAGGAGCCATAAGTTTCCCTCAAAGAACCAGTTCAATTAGATTTCACAAGTATGGTTAAGAAGTATTTTAGTTAccattaatatataaatatttctctaatttccatgtttctttctttgacCCTAGAACTAtttagaagaatttttaaaattctgatttaaaGATTGTGCTTGTAACCTGTTTGATCTGattcacaaaattaaatatattgtcATCAGATCATGTGGTTTGAGGATGAGAATCCTTTGACATTTTTTGAACTTCCTTTAGAGCTGAATATGTGGAAGTTTTTTATAAATGTTCTGTTTCtgtgtttcttaaaaaatgtgtttcttaacAAATGTCTATTGTCGGGCttcatattttgtatttgtttattagttGGAGTTGGTTATTTGGCTGAAATTTCCTTTATCCTTAATgtgttctcattttatctgtgttcTTTCTTAATtgcatatataaatgttaaattatcCCCTATAATGGTGAATTTTTCTTGGGTTTCTTTTTGCAGTTCTGTCAATTTATGTTTTGCATAGTTTTGAGCTCTATTATCAGATATAAATGAATTTAGAATTGTTGGTGAAATGAAACACTTACATAGTggccctctttctctctcagtaAGGTTCTTTGACTTTGCTCTAAAATTCATTTTGTAAGATAAATTTTTTTCCGAAATTGATATTTgcttgatatttctttttctattttgttacttTTCTACTTGCCTAGGTTTATGTCACTCATAAAATGGTACACAGCCGATTGTATTCATTCAGACAtactgtggtttgttttttttttaaacaaaatatacagATTTATTCGCTTtcacaacaaataaacaaatagtacTAACTAGagcaaagaactaaaggaaattaatcattcttttccatttgtaGTTTTTTGTGAATGCTGATGTACAGTATTTAGGCCACTTCTACCttcttattatataaatattattcttgttttattctaAACTCTAAAGCTTCTTCTCCCTTCCTATTTTTGGATTAATTAGCTTCATTATATCTTATAGTAATTTGGAAACTTAAAAAATCCCTCTTCTACTTAACAGTATCATAATTCATTTTTCTACAATATAAAACGAATACTTTCACTTGAGTCATACACTACCAATTCTAATTCAGTCTTGTTTTTATAAGCTTGAAAAACACaagtttattattataatattagcACAATACTATTATTATATATAGTCCTTATCTATTAATTGTTACGATACATTTGCAATATCTTTGCTTTTCTATCCTTCTTGCAATATCTTAGCATTTCTTTTAGagactttgtatatttttattttgttttgttgaaaaatattttttactaatttgatttattttacatGAGCATCTGTTGTCCCCAGAATGTGACATTTTGGTGGGAAAATAtcctttcacttttcttctcaAAAGGCTGTTTCTGCGGGACATAGATTTGTAGTTTGACCCTTACTATCCCTCAGAATATTCTCCAGAGAGAGAATATTCTATTGTTGAAATTGTTGCAGCCCATCTAACTTTTGCTCTGTATGAGTAATCTTGTCTAATGTCTTTTGCAATTTTTAGCAGTGCAAATACAATATTTAGTATTACAGTTTTACGAAGATGGGGGAGTATAggttattttttttcatcttggtcAGCATTCATTGGACATTTTGAATCTGAAATTATAAAGTTTATCGTTTTTGTCAATTTTGGACGATTTTGTATATTCCAACGTAGCTCTTCCGCATTGTTTGGACTCTCTTCCGTTAGAACTCTGTATGTGTCCTGAACCCTCTCCATTTTGTTTCTTGAGTCTCTTAAAATTTCTCTACTATTTTGTCATTTCTGTCATTCTTTTGCTGCATTCCGAATGATTTCTTTAGATCTATCTCATAAATCAATTAGATTTCTTCAGCTTTGTCTAAGTATTTTTTACCCCCtcacacattatttttaattttttaaattaaatttgaattcaaTATCATGTGtatgataaatacaaaaaatatagtcTTCAGgtgtgattttactcttttttcttttggctttttccCATGGTGCTTTGTGTGTGTTCACTGATTTTGTGGCTCTGAGTTCTTCAGCTTTATAACCTTGCGGGGATTGTTTAAGGCCTAAGCCCAGGGCTGCTTTCTCCTATTCATTTCTGCCAGGCCTCAGGAGGCACCACAAACTTGGTACCACTTTGAAATAAATGATTAAGCTTGAGTTGTACCACATGGGCAGTGAGTGGACTATAGGGCTGGGAATTCTCAGGGGCCCTGTTGTTGTTTCTTTACCCCAAGCCATCACCTTCCATGGAATATGTTTTATTTCGAATTTATGCTTAACCCTAAGCAGGCTGCATGTAGATTATTTGatgactgttttgcttatctgctGTGGCATATATTGTGAAAAGTAGGCATGggtcttttcttttgctcatcagctttcttcattggtgtttgtgtatttaatgtgtggaccAAGAcagctcttattcttccagtgtgcaacgaaaaaaggttggacacccctgcaaagATATGGATTTTAGAGACCAGCTTTATACCAGGGTCTTCTGTTAGACTCCATTGTTTGGACCACCCTTAGACAATCTTAACTTCAGAATCCCTTTCATGGGGTCCCAGGCTTTGATAGAGCCAACCAAGGCAGAGTAGATTCTAGTGCTACCTCTCAGATTttctgcttgctttctttttgttggcGGGAGTGTGGGGGGGTGCTTCTGATTATTCCCCCCCTTTTTTCCTACTTCATTTATATACTTAAGAAGATATATGTGTTGAAACTTCATGGCTGAATCAGAAAGGGTGCTGTCAACCATTTTTCTTGGAAgcgaaataatggaccataacacagtctgtcttgAAACTTTTGTagtaacatacatacatatatctaattcaatgtttttcattcttttcagtgTGTATGTTGCTCAGTGTATCAAGATACTATCAAATATGTACTTACccaaaatgtaaatttttgttgaagtgaatttaatgtttaatttgttCCTAAGTAATTATCTTAGCACTATTATAAATGACTAAGCTTTACCCCATAGTGTTGCTCTTTATTTGgggattaactttttttttttttttagagagggtctcactttgtcacccttggtagagtgctgtggcgtcacagctcacagcaacctcaaactcttgggcttaagcgattttcttgcttcagcctcccaagtaggtgggactataggtgcccgccacaatgcccggctatttttttgttgttgttgcagtttgtctggggctgggttcgaacccgccacccttggtatatggggctggcaccctactcactgagccacaggtgctgcccatttttttttttgttgttgttgtttttgagacagagtgtcactgtgttgcccttggtagagtgccgtggtgtctcagctcacagcaacctccaactcttaatgcttaagagattctcttgcctcagccttccaagtagctggggctacaggcgcccaccacaacagccagctattttattttgttgttgtagttgtcattgttgtttggcaggccggggctggattcgaatccaccagctccagtatatgtggctggcgccctagccactgaggtatAGGCACCGAGCCGGGATTAAAATTTTTCTCCTCaatcaaaagttggttcttaCCCACCACTTTCAAGGACCTCATGAGGTTAATTTGCTTTTAACCTTCTTATGAAACAATTCTCTAGTTAGGCTTTTATTTACACCAATCTGGGAAATAATCCACTTGAAAGAATCTATTTCTCAGTCTTCCTGCCATCAGGATACAgttgttctcttttttctctttggaagTTTATCCTTTTCTGAACTTCTCTTTCAGTTATTCAGAAACTTTCTGTACTACTTAGttattttctgattgttttgaTTATTTGATTAGCTTTGTCTCCCTCAATAGACTTCACAATTTTGAGGACAGAGCCTGTCATTCATGTCATGAATTCCTTTCAGCTTCTAGCACAGTGCTGAGTGTTTGATATGTATTATCAAAATACTGAGGAATTGATTAATCCTctactgatgtaaaagataatatgcattttttcttatttgcttgTAGTAATCACGCTTTAACTGATttacttttgattatttctttagattttcaaCACGTCGTTATTTGAACCACCTCCTCCAGGATATGAAAATGTTTCAGATGTTGTACCACCTTTTAATGCTTTCTCTCCACAAGGAATGCCAGAggtaaaaacataataaaataacataaaaatgaaaaacagaaactctcctttctctcttacATTTAGGCAATAATTCAAGGGTGATAGAGTTTTCTGATGTAATCAAAATTCACCTTTTTCTCATATTTAAGAAACTAGAACTCCTTAGTAAGGAAaacaaatattgattattttttattcatgatgtttttaagataaaatatactACAGTAAGATGCACAAATCCCAAATGCACAActattgatttttgacaaatacATACACCTGAGTAATCCAAATGCCATCAATATATAGAATGTTATCATCACTTCAGTCAAAGGTTCTGCACACCCCTGAGGTGAtcattcttctgatttttttttaccacCATTGATTAGTTTTGCCCATTctagaacttcatataaatgagaTTGTACGGCATGTAATATTTTGTACCTTTTCACTAAGCAGAGTCTGTGAGATTCACACATTTTAGTATTTATCAGTAGCTTATTCCATTTTATTGTGGAATAATTTTCATACTATGAATATCTTGTGTTCCTTACTACAGTTGTATAATGCTGATTAATTTCCAAAGAGTCTGAATAAAGGTATTGTTGCCATTTCCAAATTAAGAATGTGGATGTCCAGTTTAGAAAATTTTATGTGGTTTACTTAACAAACCGTGTGTATTATCTGAAATTTTACAATCAATTCCCAGATTCCTTCACAGTACTTTTGCTTTTGGTGAGTGTCTCAGAGCTTTTGTAGCAAAATGCCATGGACTGGGTGATTTGTAAAGaacagaaaattgttttcttacagttctggtgGCTGGGAAGTTGCAGATCGAGGTACTAGCAGGTTTGGTTGTCTGGTGAGAGCTGCTCACTTCCCAGGTGGTACCTATTGCTACATCTTCAAGGGGGGCCATGCTATTTCCTCATATggcaaaaggcagaaaaacaggTCACATGGCCGTGTGGGGCTTCTTTTATAACGATCTTAATCTCATTCCTGAGGGAGCAGCCCTCAGGGTCTGTTCACCTCTTAAGGGCTTCATCTCTTAATCCTGTCACATTGGCGATATTTCCAACATGTGGATTTTAGAGCAGATGTAATCAAAGCATAGCAGTGAGAAAGCTAAGTTTGAAAAGACtgattataatttattaaaatcttttaaaagatatttcacaATAAGTAAATGGAATTTTGGATATGTCAACTTTGAGGTGCTTTGGACATATTCACAAGAAATTGCTAGCTGATGGTTAGATATGTTGGAAGCCACAGAGATGAAAGAGCTTAACTATCAGTGGGAGCATCCTAAGTAAAATCTTTGCATCGAGAATTGAATTGACATTAAAATCTGTCTTCACTAATCAGAATTATTCCAAGATTATAAAGATGATTTAATATCAGGTagttacacatttttattaaggtgaaaaatgtattattttaatagctttaaatatgtttaatttattaggtaactttttaaaaaccttacgAACTTAGAAGAATGTTTTCTATTGgctatataaaattaatttcaaaagaatAGTTAACACTATACTTCATGCTGTCATTTTAGAAAAATCCTCCCTAAAAATTGGCACTAATTTTAATTGTCATTGTTACTATTTTATAATTGACATGAAATAGGAAGATGAGAAATAACAGTTGGAGATGAAGCGAAAGTGTATGTTAGATGTCAGTTACACTGAGGTTGTTTAGCCCTGTTCCTCAGATTAAGGCATACTAGCATCATGGGTCCACATGAAgtctcctattttattttattttatttcattttattttattttcattttctcgcTTATTCTTAATTTCCATCACCCTTTCTCTTCTCCGTTCTCCCAACACACACCTTCTCTACTGTATTTAAGTTGTCATGTACGTATCCTTGAAAATGCATGGCTTTGTTTTGTATTTGatgcattttaaatttacattaataGTATTATATGTTAGGTCTTACTTGATTTCTTAGTATTTTCAatcaatgatcttttttttttatatatttctgtttattcttCCCGCTCATGAGAACATATTGACAAATGCCTTTCACAGGGAAAGGTCCTCAGGAGTCCTATGCTGAATTCTCAAGTGGGAGGCAGGTCAGCCAGGGATCTGGGAGGCAAGGGTACAGACCAGGCCCCCGCATCCTTGAACTGGAGCCACCTCCTGGAGTTCAGAGGGCAGCAACTCCACACAGATAGGGCAGTTCCACACAGGCCTGGAATACCCTTTTCCTCAGCCCAGGGCGTTCATCAGGGCCTGGGCCTGCTTCAGTTCTGCCAGGAGGACCTGGAACTTGTCTGCTGAGAGGGACATGACAACAGGCTGTGCTGGGACACCTGGGCCAGATGCCACCTCCAGCCGCAGGTGCACCATGGGCTCTTCCACGGATTGCAGCAGGCTGGAGCTCAGGGTGTAGTCTACCCGCCAGCCCACTCCTGCCAACCTATTCACGCGCAGACTGCAGGCCCGCAGGTGCTCCTGCAGAGGGCTTTGCTTCTCCTCATAACAGCGGCACAGGCTAGCTGCATGCTCTTTGGGCAGCCCCAGCTGTGGCAGTTCACTAGACAAGGATTCACCATCAACGCTGTGCTTTGCCGCACTGGAGAGGATGAAACTCAGTACTGCCACTGTGGCCTTCACATCACCAGACTCAAACTTGGCATCAGCAGTGAGCTTCAGGATCTTCTCGTAATCAATCCCCTGTCCCAGAAGCTCCTTTAGTACCTGGCTGCACAGCAGCTGCAGCTTCACAGAGGAAATCTTGGACAGTGTACTGATCTCTGCCAGGACCCAGTCAGGACAGTCCAGATCACCACAAAACCGGAACCTCATCGTGCCAGgacgctggagcccaggaatttcttttttctcaatcaatgatcttttaaaaatctatctgtATTGTTTCACGTCAGGTAGCTCATTGGTTTTCACTGGCACCCTGCGTTTTCATCCTGTGTGCACACTGCAAGTAACTCACCATTCTCAGTGGTGGGCATAGAGTTTGCCTTTAAAGCCCCATGAGTGCGAACTGCATCGGAGTGAATATGCTCATGTGTATCTCGGTATGGCCTGTGAGTGTTTGTTGAGCTGTAGAGAATGTTTAATTTCGCAGGGCTCAGCTTGTAGTGGTTTATATTCCCACTAACAGTGGGTcagcgatcctctttcctcatgGTTTCATCAACACTTGAAATTATATAACTACCATTTTTGCCCATCTAattgttcttttgttgttttaattcattttaaataacatttctctGATAACATAAGTTTGCTCATCTCTATATTTATTAGCCATTCTAATTTTCCACTTTGTGAagtaacttttctgtttttcttttgctgtggTATTTCTGGCCTTTTCTTATTAACTTGTAAGGGTTTCTTAAACCTTTTAGTTATTCATCCCATATTGATTTTAGATATGGAAAATATCATCTCctcatctttcatctttttaattattctttaataatttcCCATTATTGAAAAGAAACCCTTCATTGAGATATTGTCAAATCACTTGCTTTATGTTTCTTCACTTTGAATATTCTTTACTCTCTACCTTCATTATTTATAGTGAGATGTGTAtaacaagaaaatacaaaaacattaacTAGtaaatctttatttcaaaatagtattCATATTACCAAATTAGAGCTAAATATATACAATAGcagaaaatataatgaagaaGTTTAACATAAAACTAACATAAAATATGTTTCAAAAATCTTAAACATGAACTAATTGGAGAATACTGAGAAACACGTCGGTCATTAAAAGATTAATACTGAGAAACACGTCGGTCAATTAAAGGTTATGCATACAGAAACAGGTTATCTTCCCTGATGAGAAGACAAaaagtgataaagagaaaaatcccaTTCAGATTAGTTTTAGGTTTACGGCATAACCAGTTAAAATCTCCCAGATAATTTTTGGACTTTGATATTATTCTACTCATAAGAAAGAGTCTCAAAAATTATCCATTACTTCTTCCAAAAGacttaaattctcccagattAATGTCAGGATGGAAGGATCATGTGATTCTATATGGGGTGTGGGTTGTGTTCACATATCAGATGAGTCTGCAGGTTGCTCTGCTTCACTGGATCGTCTGTAAGCCAGCCGGTGGAAAGTTACTTCTTTAAATTATGTACCTCTGTATGTGCATTGAAGATAGTTCACTGTTACTAATCTTTGAATCTACATGCTGGGTTCTGCTTTAGGTTATTTAAAATCAATGACTTGACAGTGTCATAAAACATGATTTAATTTCGTGGTCCTCAAACTTTACCAGCTGTCAGGATGATCCCCAGGGCTTGCAACACAGATTCTGGTTCCCATCCTCCAATTTTCAGCGGGTCAGGATAGAGCCTGAGAGTTTGTGTTGCTAACTTGGTCCCAGGTGACCTTGCTTCTGAGAATTCAAGGACCATGCTTTGAGCACCACTGATTTTGCCTCCCGGTTCTGTCTTTGTTAACAAGGGCAGTACAATGGAAGCTTGAAAGAAACAGGGAAAATTCCATGCCAGTAGTGAAAGATGGTATTTATGCATAGTCATAGAACAATGGTGCAGTGTAAATTATACAAGAAAGtctttgaaaacaaagctttttctAACTCACAGTGACAACTTGCTTTTGAGAACTGCTGAGAGGGCATATACTGTGTCTTACATTGGTTTTCTATCATGGTGAAACTAATGTCTTCTTCAGCGCCTTCTCCATCATACTCTGTTTTGTAAGGATTGCTGATTTATCAAAGATAAACACCATTAAGAGGCATTCAAAGTTAGGAGTATTGATTAAGGATAAATTTCAGGTAGAATACTTAgactaaaaataatgattttgctAAACTAAAATCAGTTAATCAGTTTGTATCCTCAGTTGAATAGAATAAGAGTATGCCCCAGAGAGAGCCAACGAGTATAAATCAGACCTAGAGTGATACCATTAATGGTACATTAATATTGCAGTGATCTTAGGaagaaatataagacatgaaattaattattttactgAAACAATTAgacttcattttgtttaaaattgcATCTACACAAGCACTAGCTCACTGTTCACTTACCCtatataaaatttgtaaaatttttctgtagtacttttctccttttaatttttttttttttaatatggaacgcttcacgaatttgcgtgtcatccttgcgcaggggccatgctaatcttctctgtatcgttccaattttagtgtatgtgctgccgaagcaagcattctccttttaatgttttatataacTTTCTTGTTATTAAATTTAGGGTTTACTACCTTATTATCGTTCTCCCAGCTCCACCTTTCAGGGAGTCCCTAATTTAAGATGGTTCAACTTAGCATTTTTTGACTTCATGATGGTGAAAGCCATCCTGATTTGGTATGCTTCTGGACTTATAAGGGGTAATGTCTGgataaacccatcataaattGAAATACACTTTCACATGTGATATTTTCAATTTACCGTGTTTTTTTGGGACATGACCCCATTGTGAGTCCAGGAGCATCTGTAATTAAAGTTTCTGCAAGGGCAAGGATTTGTTATATTATCTAGAACACAGCCTGATACATAATATGTCTTCAAACAATTGTCAAATGAGTTCTAGAATCAGGTCAGAAAAAGTTCTATCATAGTATCTCATGTAAATTTGTTGTGTACATGGTATGAGAAATGTagtcaaaacaagaaaataacaaaaataaagttttaagatATCAGAAACCACTTCAGGCATGGGCTTCAAACTGGCTCTCTGAAGATGTTCCAAGGGTAGGCACGGGATGGTTTTAAAGAAATCAGTTTTCACAGCAtcaattaaaagcaaaatgagataCCACCCTCGCCTGTCAGTATGgctgttattaaaaagtcaaaacacaATAGATATTGGTGTAGTTGTGGTGAAAATAATGGAATGCTTATACGCTATCGGTGGGAATGTAAACTTGGGCAAGCACTatggaaagcagtttggagattcttcaaagaactaagtGTAGACCCTCCagttgattcagcaatcccactgctgggtatctacccaaagaagtCATTGTATAGAAAAAACACCTTGCCTGAAAGTTTAACATttcaaagatacagaatcaatctaaatgcccatcagctgaTGAGTGGTTAAAAAATGTGGGATTTTTTAACCCATGAAATACCATTCAgtcatgaaaagaaatgaaataatatcttttgcaacaatgtggatgaaACAGGAGACCATTTTCCTGAGTGATGTatttcaggaatagaaaaacagatACCACATGTGTTTACAACTGGGAGCTAAACAGAAGAAGCCATAGAGAGCAGAAATTCCTACTGGAAACTAAGAAACAGGGGAAGGCAAAAAGATCTACCTT
This is a stretch of genomic DNA from Nycticebus coucang isolate mNycCou1 chromosome 14, mNycCou1.pri, whole genome shotgun sequence. It encodes these proteins:
- the LOC128565271 gene encoding COMM domain-containing protein 4-like; this translates as MRFRFCGDLDCPDWVLAEISTLSKISSVKLQLLCSQVLKELLGQGIDYEKILKLTADAKFESGDVKATVAVLSFILSSAAKHSVDGESLSSELPQLGLPKEHAASLCRCYEEKQSPLQEHLRACSLRVNRLAGVGWRVDYTLSSSLLQSVEEPMVHLRLEVASGPGVPAQPVVMSLSADKFQVLLAELKQAQALMNALG